The DNA region GGAGGGCACCCGGCAGAGCGCATTCCTGCTCAGCAGCCCGCCCCTGGCCGCCCTGCACAGCATGGCCGAGATGAAGACCCCGCTGTACCCTGCCGCGTATCCCCCGCTGCCTACCGGCCCCCCCTCTTCCTCGTCCTCATCGTCGTCCTCCTCGTCGCCGTCCCCGCCTCTGGGCACCCACAACCCAGGCGTCCTGAAGCCCCCGGCCACGGGGGGCCTCTCATCCCTTGGCAGCCCCCCGCAGCAGCTCTCGGCCGCCACCCCACATGGTATCAACGACATCCTGAGCCGGCCCTCCATGCCCGTGGCCTCGGGGGCCGCCCTGCCCTCCGCCTCGCCCTCaggttcctcctcctcctcttcctcgtccgcctctgcctcctctgcctctgccGCCGCCGCAGCTGCTGCCGCGGCCGCAGCCGCCGCCTCATCCCCGGCGGGGCTGCTGGCTGGACTGCCCCGCTTTAGCAGCCTgagcccgccgccgccgccgcccgggcTCTACTTCAGCCCCAGCGCCGCGGCGGTGGCCGCCGTGGGCCGGTACCCCAAGCCGCTGGCTGAGCTGCCCGGCCGGACGCCCATCTTCTGGCCGGGAGTGATGCAGAGCCCGCCCTGGAGGGACGCACGCCTGGCCTGTACCCCTCGTGAGTACGACCACCCGCGCCCGGATGCCCGCCTGCCGTGCCTGTTCTGCCCACTCCCGGGTCGCGGCCCCTGGTGTGCATGCCGCTCGGTCCATCCTGTGGCCCGCCCCAATAGTTTGGCAGCGCCGGAATCACACCAGTTAGGTTGAGCCAGGGCTTCCAGAAAGGGATTCTCGCTTTCCTGAGCTCGCGTGGCTGCATTCAAGCGCCTCCGTCTCTCTAAGTCTTGAGTACGCCTGGGCtgagctggtgtgtgtgtgttcgtgtggaCCACAACGCGGTGCGGGACGTGTGTCTAGTCCGAGCCCCTGGCTGCTCCTGAAACGGCCTGCCAGGACCGCAGGCCTGGCCTGGGTTGGAGTAATGGGGAGGAGAGGCCACTGCATCCCTACTTTCCCCTCTCCTGCCTGCCGTCCAGGGCCCCATTCCGCCTTTGCCAGCCTAACCCGCTGCCTCTCATTCGAAGCAGTGAGGCCCGGCAGCGGTGAGCCCTCCACCGCCCGGGAAGTGCGTGTATTTGCATGCACTCCTCTCCCAGGAGGAGACCTCTTCGCCCTCGCCGCCCGAGTACACTCGGCCTGGGTGAGCCCATTGAAGACTGGCCAGCGTCCCCGGGGCAGGGCGAGCACTTCCAGCCGCTCCCCAGCACTGGGCCCGCGCTTTCCCACCTGCCTCCACTCTAGGGGCTGGCACACGTTGCGTCTGGGCACATCTGGGGACATCGTGGAGCTCAACACCCTAACACAAGAAAGAGCCAGGGGAAGAGCGAGGTGAAGGGACACGGCCTGGGGAAAATGTACCATCCCGCAAAGACCTTGCTTGGGGCATACTGAGTTGCCCCAAGATCGCGCTAGTCTTCAGGGCAGTCGGCCGCAGCGCCGCGGAGGTTTCCAGCCTTCCAGGTGTACTTCAGGACCCAGCCTGGGGTTCTTTCCTCGATTGGTTCTTCGCTTTTGAGCGAGTCTCGGAAGTTTCTTCCAAGTCTCCGGACCTCCTTAGTGCGGCTGAGCAGCGGTAACTGCGGGAAGTTGGGAAAGC from Piliocolobus tephrosceles isolate RC106 chromosome 3, ASM277652v3, whole genome shotgun sequence includes:
- the NKX6-1 gene encoding homeobox protein Nkx-6.1 gives rise to the protein MLAVGAMEGTRQSAFLLSSPPLAALHSMAEMKTPLYPAAYPPLPTGPPSSSSSSSSSSSPSPPLGTHNPGVLKPPATGGLSSLGSPPQQLSAATPHGINDILSRPSMPVASGAALPSASPSGSSSSSSSSASASSASAAAAAAAAAAAAASSPAGLLAGLPRFSSLSPPPPPPGLYFSPSAAAVAAVGRYPKPLAELPGRTPIFWPGVMQSPPWRDARLACTPHQGSILLDKDGKRKHTRPTFSGQQIFALEKTFEQTKYLAGPERARLAYSLGMTESQVKVWFQNRRTKWRKKHAAEMATAKKKQDSETERLKGASENEEEDDDYNKPLDPNSDDEKITQLLKKHKSSSGGGGLLLHASEPESSS